The following proteins are co-located in the Haloarcula marismortui ATCC 43049 genome:
- a CDS encoding ABC transporter ATP-binding protein: MIDARDIRKEYGGFVAVQGSSFSVDRGEVFGIIGPNGAGKTTTLKMLAGLLEPTSGSAEIAGLDTETAEMRQQLGFLPEESPLYEEMTPISYLKFFADLYDVDPDVAEERMHDTLDELELEHRDRKLGDMSKGMKRKVAIARSLINDPDVLIYDEPASGLDPLTTNYVIEFTEQLAKEGKTIVFSAHNLFHVESICDRVVIMNEGEIVARGDLEELQAEYGHTRYHVYTTVDVPDAVQENGSYKRVVESMDAVEATREQAEANGGDVVDIRTEESSLEEVFLNVAEAGTRGTRYVEEDAE, encoded by the coding sequence ATGATTGACGCCCGTGATATTCGGAAGGAGTACGGCGGTTTCGTCGCTGTACAGGGCAGTTCGTTTTCGGTCGACCGCGGCGAAGTGTTCGGTATCATCGGGCCAAACGGGGCCGGCAAGACAACGACGCTAAAGATGCTTGCGGGCCTGCTGGAGCCGACGAGCGGCTCCGCCGAGATAGCGGGACTCGATACCGAAACCGCGGAGATGCGACAGCAGCTGGGCTTTCTGCCCGAGGAATCGCCGCTGTACGAGGAGATGACGCCGATCTCCTACCTGAAATTCTTCGCCGACCTCTACGACGTGGACCCGGACGTGGCCGAGGAACGGATGCACGACACGCTGGACGAACTCGAACTCGAACACCGCGACCGAAAGCTCGGCGATATGTCCAAAGGGATGAAACGGAAGGTCGCCATCGCTCGCTCCCTTATCAATGACCCTGACGTGCTCATCTACGACGAGCCGGCGTCGGGGCTGGACCCGTTGACGACGAACTACGTCATCGAGTTCACTGAGCAGTTAGCAAAGGAAGGCAAGACCATCGTCTTCTCGGCGCACAACCTCTTTCACGTCGAATCTATTTGTGACCGGGTCGTCATCATGAACGAGGGCGAAATCGTCGCCCGCGGCGACCTCGAAGAACTCCAGGCCGAGTACGGCCACACGCGGTATCACGTCTACACGACAGTCGACGTGCCCGACGCAGTACAGGAGAACGGGTCGTACAAGCGGGTCGTCGAGAGCATGGACGCCGTCGAAGCGACGCGAGAACAGGCGGAGGCAAACGGCGGTGACGTGGTCGACATACGGACGGAGGAGTCCAGCCTAGAGGAGGTGTTCCTCAACGTCGCTGAGGCCGGCACTCGCGGCACGCGGTACGTCGAGGAGGACGCGGAGTAG
- a CDS encoding NAD-dependent protein deacylase, whose amino-acid sequence MADDRHGIDDIDGETLDAVAEALRTAETAVALTGAGVSTASGIPSFRGDDGIWERHDPADFHRRRLDADPAGFWADRLSLREAIYGDIDPEPNAAHEALAALEADGHLDAVLTQNIDGLHDAAGTDRVVELHGTHRRVVCDDCGHRRDAEVVFEQAAESSDLPPRCDCGGVYRPDVVLFGEPMPDVAMNEAQRLARDSDVFLAVGSSLSVQPASLLPKIAAEGDSTLVVVNYEETPRDASAAHVLRADVTQVLPAIVERL is encoded by the coding sequence ATGGCCGACGACAGGCACGGGATCGACGATATTGACGGCGAAACGCTCGATGCGGTGGCCGAGGCGCTTCGCACCGCCGAAACTGCTGTCGCGCTCACCGGCGCAGGCGTCTCGACCGCATCGGGCATCCCCTCCTTTCGCGGCGACGACGGTATCTGGGAACGCCACGACCCCGCGGACTTCCACCGCCGTCGGCTCGACGCCGACCCAGCGGGCTTCTGGGCGGATCGGCTCTCGCTTCGAGAGGCTATCTACGGCGACATCGACCCCGAACCCAACGCCGCCCACGAGGCGCTGGCGGCGCTTGAAGCGGACGGCCACCTCGACGCCGTGCTCACGCAGAACATCGACGGGCTGCACGACGCCGCCGGGACGGACCGGGTCGTCGAACTGCACGGAACCCATCGGCGCGTGGTCTGTGATGACTGCGGTCACCGCCGGGACGCGGAAGTGGTATTCGAACAGGCCGCCGAAAGCAGCGACTTGCCGCCACGCTGTGACTGCGGCGGCGTCTACCGGCCCGATGTGGTGCTGTTCGGCGAACCAATGCCCGACGTGGCGATGAACGAGGCCCAGCGTCTCGCACGGGACAGTGACGTGTTTCTGGCGGTTGGCTCGTCGTTGTCGGTCCAGCCGGCGTCGCTCCTGCCGAAAATCGCGGCTGAGGGAGACAGTACGCTGGTCGTGGTAAACTACGAGGAGACGCCGCGTGACGCGAGTGCGGCCCATGTGCTCCGTGCGGATGTCACGCAGGTGCTCCCGGCGATTGTCGAGCGGCTGTAG
- a CDS encoding type II/IV secretion system ATPase subunit, whose amino-acid sequence MSNPETPEPGDFVSDPLGHIQSWLSRTATVLSGSAVPTANYDPSRHGTLVEFDGLDGYNEVERYWLNAPFAFASINHDPDRDEHLYQVVEPSLTDIERELLDRLFEDIRIPLIYRDDVDTDPERVLAEELEARLEEYGVVIEPETFYRLFYYLHRSFQGYGHIDPLMHDPDIEDISCDGANLPIFVYHDGYTDIETNITYDADELNDFVIQLAQRSGRHVSVSDPVVSTTLPGGSRIELALGEEVTPRGSAFTIRKYADEPFTPIELLEYGTFSVEMLAYLWLAIESNKSLIFAGGTAAGKTTSMNALAMFLPPRSKVLSIEDTRELSLYHDNWLSSVTRERLDDSDITMYDLLRSALRHRPEYIIVGEVRGEEAITLFQAMNTGHTTFSTMHADSVQTVINRLENEPINVPRPMVQSLDILCVQVLARSGDERVRRAKTLAEIEGIDQRTGELDYSTTYNWRATEDRFSENNSELLDEIREERGWSQSELLTELRNRQRFLRYLQSEGITDYRKFTAMVNKYYADKEQVIANIDDAIA is encoded by the coding sequence ATGTCGAACCCAGAAACCCCCGAACCCGGTGACTTCGTTTCGGACCCGCTCGGCCACATCCAGTCGTGGCTCTCGCGGACTGCAACGGTGTTGAGCGGGTCGGCGGTTCCGACGGCGAACTACGACCCCAGCCGCCACGGGACGCTGGTCGAGTTCGACGGCCTGGACGGCTACAACGAGGTCGAACGCTACTGGCTGAACGCCCCCTTCGCCTTCGCCTCTATCAACCACGACCCGGACCGCGACGAGCACCTGTATCAGGTCGTCGAGCCGTCGCTGACCGACATCGAGCGAGAACTGCTCGACCGTCTGTTCGAGGACATCCGCATCCCGCTCATCTACCGCGACGACGTCGACACCGACCCGGAGCGCGTCCTCGCCGAAGAACTCGAAGCCAGGCTTGAGGAGTACGGCGTCGTCATCGAACCCGAGACGTTCTACCGCCTGTTTTATTACCTGCATCGCTCCTTCCAGGGCTACGGTCACATCGACCCTCTGATGCACGACCCGGACATCGAGGACATCTCCTGTGACGGGGCGAACCTCCCCATCTTCGTCTACCACGACGGCTACACGGACATCGAGACGAACATCACCTACGACGCCGACGAACTGAACGACTTCGTCATCCAGCTAGCCCAGCGTTCCGGTCGGCACGTCTCCGTCTCTGACCCTGTCGTCTCGACGACGCTCCCGGGCGGCTCCCGTATTGAACTGGCGCTCGGCGAGGAAGTGACCCCACGCGGCTCCGCGTTCACGATCCGGAAGTACGCCGACGAGCCGTTCACGCCTATCGAACTGCTGGAGTACGGCACGTTCTCCGTCGAGATGCTGGCTTACCTCTGGCTGGCAATCGAGTCCAACAAGTCGCTCATCTTCGCCGGCGGAACGGCGGCCGGCAAGACCACGTCGATGAACGCGCTGGCGATGTTCCTCCCGCCCCGGTCGAAGGTACTCTCAATTGAGGACACCCGCGAGCTATCCCTGTATCACGACAACTGGCTCTCCTCAGTCACCCGCGAGCGACTGGACGATTCGGACATCACGATGTACGACCTGCTGCGGTCCGCGCTCCGGCACCGCCCCGAGTACATCATCGTCGGCGAGGTTCGTGGTGAGGAAGCTATCACGCTGTTCCAGGCGATGAACACCGGGCACACGACGTTCTCGACGATGCACGCGGACTCGGTCCAGACCGTCATTAACCGGCTGGAGAACGAGCCAATCAACGTCCCGCGGCCGATGGTTCAGAGCCTCGATATCCTCTGTGTGCAGGTGCTGGCCCGCTCGGGTGACGAGCGCGTCCGCCGTGCCAAAACGCTCGCCGAAATCGAGGGCATCGACCAGCGAACCGGCGAACTGGACTACTCGACGACATACAACTGGCGGGCCACCGAGGACCGTTTCTCCGAGAACAACAGCGAGCTACTGGACGAAATCCGCGAGGAACGCGGCTGGAGTCAGTCAGAACTGCTGACCGAACTCCGTAACCGCCAGCGGTTCCTCCGCTACCTCCAGTCCGAGGGCATCACCGACTACCGGAAGTTCACGGCGATGGTCAACAAGTACTACGCGGACAAGGAACAGGTCATAGCGAACATCGACGATGCGATAGCCTGA
- a CDS encoding TIGR04206 family protein, whose product MAWVKSEYAGEFAVLATWLVGLAPWSVSLFEIEGVTVVGLRFLPFRFQFIFGATLPGERPFLWAWQVAAFQESEPLALAGTLGVAALVGFLFPLGLSLYYYAAEDRVEAVLPMDPVRLFGGLLGLVGVLTLAASGLFITSFPGVTVPIGALVALVFAYLLLTVDRA is encoded by the coding sequence ATGGCATGGGTGAAATCAGAGTACGCGGGCGAGTTCGCGGTGCTTGCGACGTGGCTCGTGGGGCTGGCCCCGTGGTCGGTGTCGCTGTTCGAGATTGAGGGGGTGACTGTCGTCGGGCTTCGCTTTCTTCCGTTCCGGTTCCAGTTCATCTTCGGAGCGACGCTCCCCGGAGAGCGGCCGTTTCTCTGGGCGTGGCAGGTCGCCGCGTTCCAGGAGTCGGAGCCGCTTGCGCTCGCCGGGACACTCGGGGTCGCGGCCCTGGTCGGCTTCCTGTTCCCGCTCGGCCTCAGCCTCTACTACTACGCCGCGGAGGACCGCGTTGAAGCGGTTCTCCCTATGGACCCAGTGCGACTGTTCGGCGGGCTGCTTGGACTCGTCGGCGTCCTCACGCTCGCGGCCAGCGGGCTGTTCATCACGTCGTTTCCCGGCGTCACCGTTCCCATCGGCGCGCTCGTCGCGCTCGTGTTCGCCTATCTCCTGTTGACCGTCGACCGAGCCTGA
- the sucC gene encoding ADP-forming succinate--CoA ligase subunit beta, with protein MRLHEYQAKQVFADAGIPTPASQLAETVDEAVDAAEEIGYPVAIKAQVHVGGRGKAGGIKLVESKEEAREAAEDIIGMDLKGYHVSKVLVEEAVDFVNELYVGVTMDRGEGRPVAMVSTKGGVNIEEVAEEDPDAIAREHIDPAFGMHPFQARKVVYEAGVDREVANDVASVLTTLYQLWDDRDGADTEINPLMITSDDEVIAADAVMNVDGDALFRQPEIAEMGEEAAEGDELEQKADEYGFDYVRLDGNVGIIGNGAGLVMTTLDLVDYYDGEPANFLDVGGGAKADRIANALDMVFSDENVDSVVFNIFGGITRGDEVANGINQALEQFDEIPKPVTVRLAGTNAEEGMEILNEDLVTVEHTLEDAVQRAVEYAKEVEA; from the coding sequence ATGCGCTTGCACGAATACCAGGCGAAGCAAGTCTTCGCTGACGCGGGCATCCCGACGCCCGCCTCGCAGCTGGCCGAGACAGTAGATGAGGCCGTCGACGCGGCCGAGGAAATCGGATATCCGGTCGCCATCAAAGCACAGGTCCACGTGGGCGGCCGCGGTAAGGCCGGCGGCATCAAACTCGTCGAGTCCAAGGAGGAGGCCCGCGAGGCCGCCGAGGACATCATCGGGATGGACCTCAAGGGCTACCACGTCTCGAAGGTGCTTGTCGAGGAAGCCGTCGACTTCGTCAACGAGCTGTACGTCGGCGTGACGATGGACCGCGGCGAGGGCCGCCCCGTCGCAATGGTGTCCACCAAAGGCGGCGTCAACATCGAGGAGGTCGCCGAGGAGGACCCCGACGCCATCGCCCGCGAGCACATCGACCCGGCCTTCGGGATGCACCCGTTCCAGGCCCGGAAAGTCGTCTACGAGGCCGGTGTCGACCGCGAGGTCGCAAACGACGTGGCGAGCGTCCTCACGACGCTGTACCAGCTCTGGGACGACCGCGACGGCGCTGACACGGAAATCAATCCGCTGATGATTACCAGCGATGACGAGGTCATCGCGGCCGACGCCGTCATGAACGTCGACGGTGACGCCCTGTTCCGCCAGCCCGAAATCGCGGAGATGGGCGAGGAAGCGGCGGAAGGCGATGAACTCGAACAGAAGGCCGACGAGTACGGCTTCGATTACGTCCGACTCGACGGCAACGTCGGCATCATCGGTAACGGTGCGGGCCTCGTGATGACGACGCTGGACCTCGTTGATTACTACGACGGCGAGCCCGCCAACTTCCTCGATGTCGGTGGCGGCGCGAAGGCCGACCGTATCGCAAACGCGCTCGATATGGTGTTCTCCGACGAGAATGTTGATTCGGTCGTGTTCAACATCTTCGGCGGTATCACCCGTGGTGACGAGGTCGCCAACGGCATCAATCAGGCGCTGGAGCAGTTCGACGAGATCCCGAAGCCGGTCACCGTCCGACTCGCAGGGACCAACGCAGAGGAGGGGATGGAAATCCTGAACGAGGATCTGGTGACGGTCGAGCACACGCTGGAGGACGCCGTCCAGCGTGCGGTTGAGTACGCAAAGGAGGTGGAAGCATGA
- the sucD gene encoding succinate--CoA ligase subunit alpha codes for MSVLVDEDTRVVVQGITGGEGKFHTEQMLEYGTNVVAGAVPGRGGQEVAGVPVFDTVQGAAREADANAAVVFVPPAFAGDACFEALDAKGIDLVVAITEGIPTQDMARVYRKLQETDTHLVGPNCPGVITPGVAKLGILPGNIFSSGNVGLVSRSGTLTYQVVDNLTNRGIGQSTAIGIGGDPIIGTDFIGALEQFEADPDTHAVVMCGEIGGEDEEEAARFIGEHMDTPVAGFIAGRTAPPGKRMGHAGAIVSGSGTGTAQSKITALEDNGVPVGDTPEEVADHVEDLL; via the coding sequence ATGAGTGTTCTAGTCGACGAAGACACGCGCGTCGTTGTACAGGGAATTACCGGCGGTGAAGGGAAGTTCCACACCGAGCAGATGCTGGAGTACGGCACGAACGTCGTCGCCGGCGCAGTGCCCGGCCGCGGCGGACAGGAAGTCGCCGGTGTGCCGGTGTTCGACACCGTGCAGGGCGCGGCCCGTGAGGCCGATGCGAACGCTGCCGTCGTGTTCGTGCCGCCGGCCTTCGCTGGTGACGCCTGCTTCGAGGCGCTTGATGCGAAGGGTATCGACCTCGTTGTCGCCATCACCGAGGGCATTCCGACCCAGGACATGGCCCGGGTCTACCGCAAACTGCAGGAGACCGACACGCATCTCGTCGGTCCGAACTGCCCCGGTGTCATCACGCCCGGCGTCGCCAAGCTCGGCATCCTCCCGGGGAACATCTTCTCGTCCGGGAACGTCGGTCTCGTCTCCCGCTCGGGGACGCTGACCTACCAGGTCGTCGACAACCTCACTAACCGCGGCATCGGCCAGTCGACGGCCATCGGCATCGGCGGCGACCCCATTATCGGGACGGACTTCATCGGCGCGCTCGAACAGTTCGAGGCCGACCCCGACACCCACGCCGTCGTGATGTGCGGCGAAATCGGCGGTGAAGACGAGGAGGAGGCCGCGCGCTTCATTGGCGAGCACATGGACACGCCGGTCGCCGGCTTCATCGCCGGTCGGACCGCACCGCCCGGAAAGCGCATGGGCCACGCCGGCGCTATCGTCTCCGGCTCCGGTACCGGGACCGCGCAGTCGAAGATTACCGCGCTAGAGGACAACGGCGTCCCTGTCGGTGACACGCCGGAAGAAGTCGCCGACCACGTCGAAGACCTACTGTAG
- a CDS encoding sensor histidine kinase, protein MLAVVPFAAAIIVGGFWLDNSKIDPDQYRRIGVWFAGGLVAFLLLNVVMIFTWPTGSLGEDIGWALFAAVVGGAGGLVMGIFEARAISRAVEAERQRLQREAIEQRNERLDEFAAVVAHDLRNPLNVASGQVELERMDRDSKHLQAAATAMDRMETLIDRTLTLARSGHVISDTETVALAELVDGCWEAVPTMDGTLENEVTAVIDADPDRLRHLFENLFRNAVEHGSTGSQTESDDSVEHGSTGRQSPSADTLERGSVDLTVRVGEMAGGFYVADNGSGIPPAKRDAVLDDGYTTTDGEGGLGLAIVQRIVEAHGWEIDITESDEGGTRFEITNVTKTPRSDEDTDTRSKTPIQP, encoded by the coding sequence ATGCTGGCAGTTGTGCCGTTTGCAGCAGCGATCATCGTCGGCGGGTTCTGGCTCGACAACTCGAAGATTGACCCGGACCAGTATCGGCGTATCGGGGTCTGGTTCGCTGGCGGACTGGTCGCTTTTCTGCTGTTGAATGTGGTGATGATTTTCACCTGGCCGACGGGGTCGCTGGGTGAAGACATCGGCTGGGCACTGTTCGCGGCTGTCGTCGGCGGCGCTGGCGGCCTTGTGATGGGTATCTTCGAGGCACGTGCGATATCCCGGGCTGTCGAGGCCGAGCGGCAGCGACTCCAACGGGAGGCCATCGAGCAGCGCAACGAACGGCTTGACGAATTCGCCGCCGTTGTGGCACACGACCTCCGGAACCCGCTCAACGTCGCGTCTGGGCAGGTCGAACTCGAACGAATGGACCGCGACTCGAAGCACCTGCAGGCGGCTGCAACAGCGATGGACCGGATGGAAACGCTCATTGACCGGACGCTAACGTTGGCCCGGAGCGGGCACGTCATCAGCGATACGGAGACCGTTGCTCTCGCAGAACTGGTCGACGGCTGCTGGGAGGCCGTGCCGACGATGGATGGGACGCTAGAAAACGAGGTAACAGCCGTCATCGACGCTGACCCGGATCGGCTCCGTCACCTGTTCGAGAACCTGTTTCGGAACGCCGTGGAACATGGTTCCACAGGCAGTCAGACGGAGTCCGACGACAGTGTCGAGCACGGGTCCACGGGCAGGCAGTCACCGTCAGCGGACACTCTCGAACGTGGCAGTGTTGACCTGACGGTCCGTGTCGGCGAGATGGCTGGTGGGTTTTACGTCGCCGATAACGGCTCCGGAATCCCGCCCGCCAAGCGTGATGCAGTGCTTGACGACGGCTACACCACCACTGACGGCGAAGGCGGGCTCGGACTGGCAATCGTCCAGCGCATCGTCGAAGCCCACGGCTGGGAAATCGACATAACTGAAAGCGACGAGGGCGGGACACGCTTTGAAATCACGAACGTCACGAAAACACCTCGCTCCGACGAAGACACCGACACGCGCTCGAAGACACCGATTCAGCCCTGA
- a CDS encoding ATP-binding protein, which translates to MTPARGTVYLVAGTEATDLAKALSEALTTDETTAEAVPDTSTVQDRLNDGDVRGVVLGDDGEYNGVAAFEELRAGGAEIPIVLVGTNPEPDRVTEALRAGVTEYVTAETPASLLAAKLDAYATRWPTDWRVGARQWDEISSGVSHDAKNPLNVVMGRLELLDIGEPHEDALFRSVDRVESLLTDLSRIGSTACPVSETDSLALADVATEVWAAASYEDATLEVQTDAAIDAEHDRLQLLLRELFDNAVAHSEGPVTVTVGDTDSGFYVADDGPGIPEADRDKVFEQGFGTTREGEGYGLFLVDTAARAHRWTVSVDESESGGTRIDVTTG; encoded by the coding sequence ATGACGCCTGCTCGTGGCACCGTCTATCTCGTGGCCGGTACCGAAGCGACTGACCTGGCTAAGGCACTCTCCGAAGCACTGACGACGGACGAGACAACCGCCGAGGCAGTCCCAGACACGAGCACCGTACAGGACCGGCTGAACGACGGGGACGTCAGGGGTGTCGTTCTCGGTGACGACGGTGAGTACAACGGGGTTGCGGCATTCGAGGAACTGCGGGCAGGCGGGGCTGAGATTCCGATTGTGCTTGTCGGGACCAACCCCGAACCGGACCGGGTCACCGAGGCGCTCCGGGCCGGCGTCACCGAGTATGTGACCGCAGAAACGCCGGCATCCCTGCTGGCCGCGAAGCTCGACGCGTACGCGACCCGGTGGCCGACTGACTGGCGGGTCGGTGCCAGACAGTGGGACGAGATTTCGAGCGGCGTCTCCCACGACGCGAAGAACCCGCTGAACGTCGTCATGGGCCGGTTAGAGCTACTGGACATCGGTGAGCCCCACGAAGATGCCCTGTTTCGGTCCGTCGACCGAGTCGAGTCGCTGCTGACCGACCTCTCTCGCATCGGAAGCACCGCATGTCCTGTCTCGGAAACCGATTCACTTGCACTGGCTGACGTAGCCACTGAGGTCTGGGCCGCAGCAAGCTACGAGGACGCGACGCTCGAAGTACAGACGGACGCGGCTATTGACGCCGAACACGACCGACTGCAGTTGCTCCTCCGCGAACTGTTCGACAACGCGGTCGCACACAGCGAGGGACCGGTAACCGTCACCGTCGGTGACACTGATTCGGGATTCTACGTGGCCGATGACGGCCCGGGAATTCCCGAAGCGGACCGCGACAAGGTGTTTGAACAGGGCTTTGGGACAACGCGGGAGGGTGAGGGGTACGGACTGTTCCTTGTCGACACCGCGGCGAGAGCCCACAGGTGGACCGTGTCGGTCGATGAGAGCGAATCTGGCGGCACGCGGATCGACGTGACGACGGGCTAG
- a CDS encoding DUF5793 family protein, which produces MRRDYFTVDIQASATDNDDPTIAIVYDGPTGELRERLSKVDGGTLDGEEIDVTFRRQPESDGVLSLTNRLTGEYIFEATAPTADIDALVSAADAQEDPQFTVRLTDGEGESRTYELRTLLVYDHDGSLLRGQSLIPGGVEL; this is translated from the coding sequence ATGAGGCGTGATTACTTCACCGTCGACATCCAGGCTTCGGCCACCGACAACGACGACCCGACGATCGCGATTGTATACGATGGGCCGACAGGAGAGCTCCGCGAGCGCCTCAGTAAAGTAGACGGCGGCACACTCGATGGCGAGGAGATCGACGTGACCTTCCGCCGCCAGCCCGAAAGCGACGGGGTGCTTTCGCTGACGAACCGCCTCACCGGTGAGTACATCTTTGAGGCGACAGCACCGACAGCGGACATCGACGCGCTCGTTTCCGCGGCGGACGCTCAAGAAGACCCACAGTTTACAGTCCGTCTCACCGACGGCGAGGGCGAGTCACGAACCTACGAGCTACGGACGCTGCTCGTCTACGACCACGACGGGAGCCTCCTGCGCGGGCAGAGCCTGATTCCCGGCGGCGTCGAGTTGTAA
- a CDS encoding ABC transporter permease, whose translation MQLDKLLRVAKWEVTKNAGGVDKRTIVVMALSLVAMGAVAAIAVSGGTGAGMDDGIYRIGVDESSPYYGVAADDSTFDIREPDPAAIERRQQELLYRGIRLQNVPQTAKERAALTELRDSTAQYNDRTLARDDNQTAAFPVSVTLVYEQQSGGSQLDPRSGDSSDGSGSSDGGTSVADEGETSAPSGSDSDTSGSTGTGDGSSDDSDGSNGDSSATGDDSDSSGSSQETVDSNVSTSGSVASGDGGTAGGSGANLGAIGARLTGDVQGGTPSDISPPFPFESLVLAFLYIVPMNFVIQAYGSSMLSERLNRRGELLLVTPASRGDIIGGKTLPYLAGAVGVAALITAALRFGNIAPAGSYVAVLAVVPLVVLFLSATFCGAMFARSFKELTFVTVTITVTLTSYAFVPAIFTDVTPIALISPLTLVVLDLTGQSVGLSSFVFSTTPPLLTGLVLFGLGAGLYREEDMFTQRPIPLKVLDALAGGINSRRSALKMSIVLLPLVIVAELAAIAFLFVLDSVSLNVFGTNQSLGIVLVLGVIVVIEELAKSLHVYAGYEHARYERTLRSALGIGALSGLGFFIGEKGLLIARLSDLESLPIGEAALQGATLPAGLPLWVAGLLFLLPLALHTVTAAISSVGASRGRRAYVAALTVAIVVHFAYNFTVVSTLV comes from the coding sequence ATGCAACTGGATAAGCTCCTGCGCGTCGCGAAGTGGGAGGTGACAAAAAACGCTGGCGGTGTCGACAAGCGGACCATCGTCGTGATGGCGCTGTCCCTCGTTGCGATGGGCGCGGTCGCCGCGATAGCCGTCAGTGGCGGCACCGGTGCGGGGATGGACGACGGCATCTACCGGATCGGCGTCGACGAGAGCAGTCCCTACTACGGCGTCGCGGCCGATGATTCGACCTTCGATATCCGTGAGCCGGACCCAGCAGCCATCGAACGACGCCAACAGGAACTCCTGTATCGGGGGATACGGCTTCAGAACGTGCCACAGACAGCCAAAGAGCGGGCTGCGCTTACCGAACTCCGCGACAGCACGGCGCAGTACAACGACCGGACGCTCGCTCGGGACGACAACCAGACCGCCGCGTTCCCCGTTTCTGTGACGCTTGTCTACGAGCAACAGTCGGGGGGCAGCCAACTCGACCCCCGGAGCGGCGACAGCAGTGACGGGTCTGGCTCCTCGGACGGCGGCACCAGTGTCGCCGATGAGGGAGAGACGAGTGCTCCGAGCGGGAGCGATTCGGACACCAGTGGCAGTACTGGAACGGGCGACGGCAGCAGCGATGATAGCGACGGAAGCAATGGCGATAGCTCGGCAACGGGCGATGACAGCGATAGCAGCGGTAGCAGCCAAGAGACCGTCGACAGCAATGTGAGCACCAGCGGCTCGGTCGCGAGCGGTGACGGCGGAACCGCCGGTGGCAGCGGCGCAAACCTCGGCGCTATCGGCGCGCGGCTGACCGGCGACGTACAGGGTGGCACCCCGTCGGACATCTCGCCGCCGTTCCCCTTCGAGTCGCTCGTGCTTGCCTTCCTCTACATCGTGCCGATGAACTTCGTTATTCAGGCCTACGGCTCGTCGATGCTCTCGGAACGCTTGAACCGCCGCGGTGAACTCCTGCTGGTGACGCCGGCCTCGCGGGGCGACATCATCGGCGGAAAGACACTCCCGTACCTCGCGGGCGCTGTCGGCGTGGCGGCGCTCATCACCGCGGCGCTACGGTTCGGGAACATCGCGCCAGCGGGGAGTTACGTCGCGGTGCTGGCGGTGGTCCCGCTCGTCGTGCTCTTCCTCTCGGCGACGTTCTGCGGGGCGATGTTCGCCCGCTCGTTCAAGGAACTCACCTTCGTGACGGTGACCATTACGGTGACGCTGACCTCCTACGCGTTCGTTCCGGCCATCTTCACCGACGTGACGCCGATTGCGCTCATCTCGCCGCTGACGCTGGTCGTGCTCGACCTGACTGGCCAGTCCGTCGGGCTCTCGTCGTTCGTCTTCTCGACGACACCGCCGCTCCTGACCGGACTGGTGTTGTTCGGTCTGGGGGCCGGTCTCTACCGAGAAGAAGATATGTTCACTCAGCGGCCGATTCCGCTGAAGGTGCTCGATGCGCTGGCTGGTGGTATCAACTCCCGCCGGAGCGCGTTAAAGATGAGTATCGTCCTGTTGCCGCTGGTCATCGTCGCCGAACTGGCGGCCATCGCGTTCCTGTTCGTCCTCGACTCGGTGTCGCTGAACGTCTTCGGGACCAATCAGTCGCTCGGCATCGTGCTCGTGCTCGGCGTCATCGTCGTCATAGAGGAACTGGCAAAGAGCCTGCACGTCTACGCCGGCTACGAGCACGCCCGCTACGAGCGGACGCTCCGGTCGGCGCTCGGCATCGGTGCGCTCTCCGGACTCGGCTTCTTTATCGGGGAGAAAGGGCTGCTTATCGCCAGGCTGTCAGACCTTGAGAGCCTGCCTATCGGCGAAGCTGCCCTGCAGGGCGCAACGTTGCCCGCCGGCCTGCCGCTGTGGGTTGCAGGGCTCCTGTTCTTGCTCCCGCTGGCGCTGCACACGGTGACAGCAGCCATCTCATCGGTTGGCGCGAGCCGCGGGCGACGGGCCTACGTCGCTGCGCTAACTGTGGCTATCGTCGTCCACTTCGCCTACAACTTCACGGTGGTGAGCACCCTTGTCTGA